GATCGGATCTGTACCCAGCTCCGTCGAGACGGAGCGATCAGAACGATCAGTGGTGGACGGTACTGCGTGACCCCGAGTGGACGCGAACACTCACTGAGGAAGGAGAGCGGACGCAATCACGGATCGGCGACCCAGTACTGACTCCCGGCTTCCTTACAGCGGCGATTCTATCTCTTCTCCCCGAACCGTCCGACTATCGGCCCTACCACGGCTGTAGGTGAATTCGAAGACGCCGGAGAAACCAGAGCGGAACGATCGCTGCCACCGCGAGTCCAGCAGCCTGATCGAACACAGTCCACGCCATGCCACCCAGAACGACACTGATTGCACTCGCTCCTGTGTACGCGACACCGGATGTCGCCCACTCAACTCGCGCCGTCGGTCGCGACCAACTGAGAACCCGGCCGAACCGCGTCACTCGACTGAGCCAGAGGCCGAGAACAAGCCCGGAGACACAGCTGAGAAAGAGAGGGAATAGCTCCCGGAACTCGACGACGGCAGCAATGCCGACCCCGATTCCTACCGGCGAAGTGAGCACGACGACTTCCGCTGTCGTCGTCGCGAGTACGCGAGCAGACGACACGCCGTCGCGATCGTTATCCGGCATCGATATGGCAGAGGGCGACCAGTGAAATGAGCCCATTGATCGATTATCGTCGTTGTATTCTGCAACTGTGAGCCGGGGCACTACACCTGTTCGTCGAGAAGCACGCGCGAGCGATAGGGTCGCTGACCACGCGATACGGGAGACGAATCCCCCCGGAAAAATTGATAATAAACTTACATTTTTCCCGACGTGTCGAAAGATACTGGCCGTATCGTGCGAATCATCTAGTGATGACCAACCGGGGCGGATTGGGAAGGGGACCAGCAGACGTCCCCGTCTCTGAGCTGGAGGTACCACAGGGCGAGACTCCCGCAGCTCGCTGTGAAATCTGTGACGTCCCGTTCCCGACGACCGAGCAGCTCGCATTGCACCAGGGATTAGCACACGAAGCGGAGTTGAGCGAGCACGAGAAGGCCCAGTCCATACGGGCATACGAAGAGGAACAGGAGTCGCTCGGGATGTTTCGACTGAAAGCGCTGTTCGCGCTCGTTCTCCTCTACTTCGGCTTTCTCCTCATCTATGCGGCCATGACCTAGCTCCCTTTGGACGTCCCCATCACGCGTCGGACGGTCGCCCCAAGCTCTCGTCCTGCCCGTTCGGTTGTCCTGACGACGGGCTTTACGGGTTGGGTGATTCCCACTGAACAGGAACCCGACACAGGCTCTTTTCCCGGGTGGCCGAACTCGGGATAGCGACTCGAACGATGAACTATTTGCCTACCTCAACGCTGCTATCCGCGAAACGAGCAGCTACACCAACACCAGTGTACTCCGACAGAACGGAGGCACCGGCTCGCGAATCGAGGCTCAT
This portion of the Halomarina litorea genome encodes:
- a CDS encoding DNA-binding protein; translation: MTNRGGLGRGPADVPVSELEVPQGETPAARCEICDVPFPTTEQLALHQGLAHEAELSEHEKAQSIRAYEEEQESLGMFRLKALFALVLLYFGFLLIYAAMT